The Geitlerinema sp. PCC 9228 nucleotide sequence CCTTAGCCTAGCGCAAGTAACCCAAATCTTGGAGACCCTTAAAGCTGCTTTTGGGATCGAACCCGACGCGGAAATTTCCATGGAAATCGACCCGGGCACCTTCGACCGCCAGCAACTAGAAGGGTTCCTACAAAGAGGAATCAACCGTTTTAGCTTGGGTGTCCAAGCCTTTCAAGACCCCCTGCTACAAGTTAGCGGGCGATCGCATTCTGTGGCGGATATCCACACCGCCATCCAGCTGATCCACACCACCGGCATCTCCAACTTCAGCATCGACCTCATGGCCGGACTTCCCCATCAAACCCTCGCCGACTGGAAAGAAACCCTCCATCGAGCGATCGCAACCCAAGCCACCCATATTTCCGTCTACGACCTCATCGTAGAACCTAAAACCCCCTTCGCCCGCTACTACCAAAGCAACACCGCCCCCCTGCCTCCAGAAGCCACCACCGTCGAAATGTACCGACAAACCTGCGCCCAACTCACCGCCGCCGGCTACCAACACTACGAAATTTCCAACTACGCCAAACCCGGCTATCAATGCCTTCACAACCGCGCCTACTGGGAAAACCAACCCTACTACGGCTTCGGCATGGGGGCCACCAGCTACCTCTACCGACGCCGCCTTACCCGCGGGCGAACCCTAAAAGCATACAAAACCTGGGTGCAAAATTGGGAAAACCACAACGTAGAACTACCACCCCCCGATTCCCTCCAAGACCAACTGTTGGAAACCGTCATGCTGGGATTGCGCCTGGCTGAAGGCATTTCCCTACCCGATATCGCCCAAAAATTTGGTGAAGAAGTGCCCAAGGCCATCTGTCGTAGC carries:
- the hemW gene encoding radical SAM family heme chaperone HemW, whose protein sequence is MVAVAMEKMPRCAYLHIPFCRRRCYYCDFPVSVVGDRKHGDNSGTIQKYVDTLCREIQATPATGVPLQTVFFGGGTPSLLSLAQVTQILETLKAAFGIEPDAEISMEIDPGTFDRQQLEGFLQRGINRFSLGVQAFQDPLLQVSGRSHSVADIHTAIQLIHTTGISNFSIDLMAGLPHQTLADWKETLHRAIATQATHISVYDLIVEPKTPFARYYQSNTAPLPPEATTVEMYRQTCAQLTAAGYQHYEISNYAKPGYQCLHNRAYWENQPYYGFGMGATSYLYRRRLTRGRTLKAYKTWVQNWENHNVELPPPDSLQDQLLETVMLGLRLAEGISLPDIAQKFGEEVPKAICRSLQTDGWHHWVELTTADNQLLSLPDDPCHPLPENATHLRLQDPEGFLLSNSILASLFRHLSVPA